DNA sequence from the Arthrobacter jinronghuae genome:
CCCGGCCAGGACGTCCAGGTCGAACGTCATCACTTCGCCGGTCTCCCGCCGCTGAATGGACGGACGGGGAACCGGGCCCTTGATGCTCGCCACGACTGGCGCCGGAGCGGTCCCGGAGTTGAGGACCGGAATCTCGCCGGACACCACGACGGCGTCCACAACGAATGGAACAGCAGCCGGGAACACAAGGCCCCCACTAGTGGACGGCAGTGCGGTCGTCGCCGAATGGGTAGGCCCGGAGCCGTCACCGGCCAACCGCCTGTAATCCGGGGCGAACAGCTGGAACGAATACCGGACCATCCACGGGTTCACCCAGACAGGGTCTGAAGGGTCCCCGTCCAGGCGTGCCCGCACGTGCCGGCGCAACCCGTCCTCATCCACCACCAGTGGCGCCGTGTCCCGGTCAGGGATAAGCCCCATCAGCTGGTCAAGGGCGGCCACCAGTTTCAGGTGCTGGGCCTGCCCTTCCGCGCCGTTCCCGGGACGGACCCGCAAATCACCGCTGATGACCAGGGTGCGGCCCGTCGAATGGGCTTCACCCAGCCAGGCACCGTGCTGCTGCCAGCGTTGCGTGGCCGTCCCCGTCGTGCCCGTGCGGGCGCTCCAGCCGACGAATGGTTTCTTCACCGACCAGAGCACCCCATCCTCATCCCGGCCGGTGAGCGGCAAACCGTTCATCGTCAGAGCAAACCGGGAGAACGGCTGCAACGGCAGGGGAGGGGCGAAGGCATAGATCAACTGCATCTAGACAGCCCCTTCCAGGACGCGTGCAACCTTCACCGCGGTGGCCCGTGGCGTAGTCGAATCGGGGATAGAGATGTAGGCGGTCGAGGTCCGGGTGTGGACCGGGGCGGGCGTGTTCGAGAACCCGTAGTCCCGCTGGTCCGCCCAACCTCCTGTGCCCGCATAGGAGCCCGTGACCGCAAGCTCCGGTTGGATGCCGGTCTCGATCATGGAAGACACGTCCCCGAGGGTCCCCTTGAGCGCGCCCATCTGGGAACGCAGGCCTTCCTGCAAGCCGGTCATGATCCAGCCGCCGGCAGGAACCAGCAGGGCAAGGTCATAGGCTTTCGGGCCCTTATGGTCCGCGATCCAGTCACCGATGCCGCCGACGAAGTTCTTGACGTCCTCGTACTTCTGCTTGAGCCCGTCAAGGAATCCGGTGATGATCTGCACACCGGCGTTCTTCAGCAACGACCCCATATTGCCGAGGGCATCGAGGATTTTGCCGGGAAGTTCCTTCACCCAGCCGACCAGGCCGAGGAACTTGTCGACGGCGGCGTCCTTCATGCTCAGGACCCACTGGCCCATCTGGATAGCGAACCCGCCGATGGCGGCCAACCCGGACAGGATCCGGCCCGGGATGCTGGCTACGAAGTCCACGATGGCGTTGAAGACGTTCACCGTGGTGGACTTGATGTTCTCCCACGCGCCCGCCAGGAACCCGATGATGCCGTTCCAGATGTCCATGATGAAGGACTTCACTGCCTCGAAGGCATTGGCAATGATCTGCCGTACCTGATCCGCGGCGCCTGTCGACTGCCCGGTCAGCAGCCCCCAAACAGTCATGTAGTAGCCGACAATGAAGTCCCACACCGCGGTGAAGATGGCCTTCACGCCATCCCAGAGGCCGGTGAAGAACCCTACGATCGGCTCCCAGATGCTGCGTGTGATGTTGACCAGCTGCGCCCACATGCCCTGCACGAGGCCCCAGATGGCCGTCATGGCACCGCCGAAGAAGCCGACGATCTTGTTCCACCCCGAGGAGACGAGCCCGCCGATTTCCCCGAACTTGCCGGTGAAGATCGCGATGATGACGGCCAGGACCGTAGCCACAACGGTCTGGATGATCTCCCATCCAGCCTTGAAGATCGTGGTCACCACGCTGATGTACGTAGTGAAGATCGTGGAGATGATCGTCCAAGCCACACCGATGATTGACTGCACCTTGTCCCACGCCGCGGATACGGCACCGGTGATGTGCCCCCAGAAGTCCTTGAACATGCCGACCGTGTTGTTCCAGAACCCGCTCAGCACACCGGTGATCTTCGACCAGGCTGCGGAGGTGAACGCTGAGACCTTGTCCCAATTGGCGATGACAAGGGCGACGAGTGCCACGACGGCGGTGATGATCCAGCCGATGGGACCCATGGCGAGGATCCAGCCGGCGGCCATGCGGGCACCCTGGATGAGGGCTTGCGCGCCCATGAGGACCCACCCAGCCACGACCCCGGCCGCGGTAACGGCCATGGACGCAGCAGTGGCAACGAAGCTGCCGATCATCCTGTACGACTGGGCGACGTACAGGGCCCCGGCCTTGACGGCACCGGCCGACATGAGCGCCCACGCGGTTACATGAGCGGCTGCGGTCAGGGCGGCCTGAACTGCCAACCGGATGAACACCGGGATCAGCAGCGCACCGATGACGGTGGCGATGATGCCGATGGTTCCCTGGTTCTGTGAGAACCAGTTCCCGAAGGCCTGCAGGGCGGGTAGAGCGTTGGCCGTGACCCACGCGCCCAGCTGGGTGACAGCCGGGCCCACAGTGTTGTTCAGGAACCCGGCGAACGTCGACAGGGTCGGCATGATGTTGACGTTGACGAAGTCGATCAGCGCGGTCTGCGCCTGCCGCTTGAAGCCTTCGAACCCGGCCTTCGCGTTGGAGGCAACATCTGCCATCGCCTTGTCGGAGGCCCCGGCCACGGAATCGAAAGCGTCGCCCATCGGGTCGATCTGACCAAGGAACTCCGGGATCTCGTTGACGCCGAGGTCTTCCAACGGGGTGCCGAACAGGGCAATCGCTGCCGCCGCACGGGCAGACGGGTCTTCAATCTCCTGCAGCCCGTGGATGATGTCCCCGAACGCGGTCTGGGCGTCCACGCCGCCAGCGAGGAGCTTGTTGCTCATCTCCTGCTGGTCCATGCCCAGCGCCTCATAGGCTGCCCCGGAAGCGGTCGACATATCCGTGGACCGGATCGTGAACTCTTTCAAAGCGTCACCGAGCTTGTCGATGCCGTACATGCCCTTGTCTGAGGCGTTCACAAGCAGGCCCATGCCTGTTTCAGCGGCGATGCCGAGCTGAGCCATGAAGGGCCCGTATTCGTCCACTGCGTCGAGGATGTCCTCGCGGACCGCTGCCGGGACCTTCTGCAGCGCGTTCGTGAGCAGGTCAGCTGCGTGAACGCCGTCCGTCGCGAAGCCCGAGGTGATCATCTGCCCGGCGACCTGGGCCGCCCGGGAGACGTCGATTTCGAAGACGTCCGCAAGGGTGAGCATCCGCTTGGTCATGTCTTCGACGTCGGCCTGGGAGGCGTCCCGCATACCCTTGATGGAGGACATGACCGCCGAGACGCCGACCTGCACTTCCTCCATGGATTCGCCGAAGTTCTGGGAGAACACAGAGCCAGCGGCCTTGCCCGATACTGCGGCCTGCTCCTCAGTGAGGCCCAGCTGCGCCTGCACACGGTCGTTGCCGGCTTCCATGTCGATCGCATCCGCGATGCCCTTGGACAGGGCGGCCCCGATAGCGACAGCGGCAGCAGCAGCGACAGCAGCACCGGCCACCCCGAACGCCTTCAGATTGTCCTGGGCGCCCACCAGTTCGCGGTCGAAGCTCGTGGCGTCGAGGCCGAGGGTGCCGAACAGCTGGCCAATGTTCAGTGCCATCGGGCCTCCTATTTACTTTTTGCGGGGTGGTGGCGGCGGGTTCAGTTCCATGCCGAGCCGCGTGGACGGCATGGTGCGCCCGTCCGGGGTGAAGGTCGGGGGCTTATTCAGCAGGCCAGCGATGCGGATCGTCAGCCAAGCCCATGTGCGCTCACGGAGGATGCCGGAACCGACGTCGATCCCGGCATCCTGCAGGTCAGCCTCGATCAGCCGCCAGTGGGTCAGGATGTCTTTCCACGTGCGCCCTTTGCCGTGCCCTTCGGGGTACTCGTAGTAGTCCGAGAGCCCGTCTTTGTACTCGCCGCGCCCGTACGGGTTCGGGTCGCCGTTCGGCGCGCCGCCCTGTTGGGCGGCACCGCTTTTCCCCCGGAGTTGAAGTACTCCTCTGCCTGGTCGCGGCCGGCAACCGTCCAGAGCACAACGGTCTGGGCGAGGTGGTTGATGCGGACCTGGGAGACGCCGTCGGAGATCAGCTCATCCAGGGCGTCACCGAGGGCTTCACGCTGCAGGTCCCGGTTCCGGCCCGCTTCCAGGACCCGCTCGACGTCGGCGGGGAGTTCAATCTCCTCGGGAGCGTCCGTGCCGGTCTCCTTGGCCTTACGCTGGGCGTCGGCCTGCGCCTTACCCGCTTCCACGATCGCCTGAAACCAGAGTCCGGACTCGGCGGTCACGCCGTGGATGACGTATTCCTTGCCGTTGAGGGGGATGCGCAGGGTGTCGTCGAGGACTTCTGCGAGGTCTTTGAAAGCCAATGTGTTCTCCAAGGGTTTGAGGGGTTCCAAGGGTGGGGTGGTGGCCTGCCCCGCCGCCCTTGGAAACGGCGGGGCAGGAGTCGGTTAGGCGGCGGGCTTTTCTTCCGGGTCGAAGGACAGCGCGCCGGTCGGGGTGTCGACGTCGACTTCTTCCAGTGCCCCGCGCCCGGCGAGGGTGAATTCCGCCGTCGTCAGGTCCGTGCGGGAGCCGCCACCTTCCGTGAAGGAGCAGTCGGCCACGCCGGTGACGCCAACGGTCGCGCCCTTCTTGTAGGTGCGGAAGTGCACGAAGCCGTCTTCGGCGACGCCGCGGCCAGCCGTGCGCATGATGTCCTGGCCGGGGTCGGCGGGCATCGTGGCGCGGGGGACCTTCACGGTGCCGGTGACCTCGTACTCGAGACCGGTGGCGACCTGCGACGCCCACGCACCGGAGTCGAAGTCCGAGTCGTCTTCGAGGTTCTTGGACACGCCCGGGGGAGTGAAGTCCTGCATGCCTCGTA
Encoded proteins:
- a CDS encoding DUF7426 family protein, giving the protein MAFKDLAEVLDDTLRIPLNGKEYVIHGVTAESGLWFQAIVEAGKAQADAQRKAKETGTDAPEEIELPADVERVLEAGRNRDLQREALGDALDELISDGVSQVRINHLAQTVVLWTVAGRDQAEEYFNSGGKAVPPNRAARRTATRTRTGAASTKTGSRTTTSTPKGTAKGARGKTS
- a CDS encoding phage tail tube protein gives rise to the protein MAAGTITPGVVSDWVLEVAPYTDGITPTAFTRVRGMQDFTPPGVSKNLEDDSDFDSGAWASQVATGLEYEVTGTVKVPRATMPADPGQDIMRTAGRGVAEDGFVHFRTYKKGATVGVTGVADCSFTEGGGSRTDLTTAEFTLAGRGALEEVDVDTPTGALSFDPEEKPAA
- a CDS encoding phage tail family protein, with translation MQLIYAFAPPLPLQPFSRFALTMNGLPLTGRDEDGVLWSVKKPFVGWSARTGTTGTATQRWQQHGAWLGEAHSTGRTLVISGDLRVRPGNGAEGQAQHLKLVAALDQLMGLIPDRDTAPLVVDEDGLRRHVRARLDGDPSDPVWVNPWMVRYSFQLFAPDYRRLAGDGSGPTHSATTALPSTSGGLVFPAAVPFVVDAVVVSGEIPVLNSGTAPAPVVASIKGPVPRPSIQRRETGEVMTFDLDVLAGQTLAVDFDRRTVNLNGVSRRGSLRGRWFELGPGLNTLKFDAAAYSPTATMTASWYDAWK
- a CDS encoding phage tail tape measure protein — encoded protein: MALNIGQLFGTLGLDATSFDRELVGAQDNLKAFGVAGAAVAAAAAVAIGAALSKGIADAIDMEAGNDRVQAQLGLTEEQAAVSGKAAGSVFSQNFGESMEEVQVGVSAVMSSIKGMRDASQADVEDMTKRMLTLADVFEIDVSRAAQVAGQMITSGFATDGVHAADLLTNALQKVPAAVREDILDAVDEYGPFMAQLGIAAETGMGLLVNASDKGMYGIDKLGDALKEFTIRSTDMSTASGAAYEALGMDQQEMSNKLLAGGVDAQTAFGDIIHGLQEIEDPSARAAAAIALFGTPLEDLGVNEIPEFLGQIDPMGDAFDSVAGASDKAMADVASNAKAGFEGFKRQAQTALIDFVNVNIMPTLSTFAGFLNNTVGPAVTQLGAWVTANALPALQAFGNWFSQNQGTIGIIATVIGALLIPVFIRLAVQAALTAAAHVTAWALMSAGAVKAGALYVAQSYRMIGSFVATAASMAVTAAGVVAGWVLMGAQALIQGARMAAGWILAMGPIGWIITAVVALVALVIANWDKVSAFTSAAWSKITGVLSGFWNNTVGMFKDFWGHITGAVSAAWDKVQSIIGVAWTIISTIFTTYISVVTTIFKAGWEIIQTVVATVLAVIIAIFTGKFGEIGGLVSSGWNKIVGFFGGAMTAIWGLVQGMWAQLVNITRSIWEPIVGFFTGLWDGVKAIFTAVWDFIVGYYMTVWGLLTGQSTGAADQVRQIIANAFEAVKSFIMDIWNGIIGFLAGAWENIKSTTVNVFNAIVDFVASIPGRILSGLAAIGGFAIQMGQWVLSMKDAAVDKFLGLVGWVKELPGKILDALGNMGSLLKNAGVQIITGFLDGLKQKYEDVKNFVGGIGDWIADHKGPKAYDLALLVPAGGWIMTGLQEGLRSQMGALKGTLGDVSSMIETGIQPELAVTGSYAGTGGWADQRDYGFSNTPAPVHTRTSTAYISIPDSTTPRATAVKVARVLEGAV